The Papio anubis isolate 15944 chromosome 2, Panubis1.0, whole genome shotgun sequence region CCAACAACAGCCTTCAGTCCGTGCCCCCGGGAGCCTTCGACCACCTGCCCCAGCTGCAGACCCTCGATGTGACGCAGAACCCGTGGCACTGTGACTGCAGCCTCACCTATCTGCGCCTCTGGCTGGAGGACCGCACACCCGAGGCCCTGCTGCAGGTCCGCTGCGCCAGCCCCAGCCTCGCTGCCCATGGCCCGCTGGGCCAGCTGACAGGCTACCAGCTGGGCAGCTGCGGCTGGCAGCTGCAGGCGTCCTGGGTGCGCTCAGGGGTCCTGTGGGACGTGGCACTGGTCGCCGTGGCTGCGCTGGGCCTGGCTCTTCTGGCTGGCCTGCTATGTGCCACCACTGAGGCCCTGGATTGAGCCAGGCCCCCAGAACCCCTGGTCCCAGGCCAGGGGGCCAATCCCTGAGGCAGGTCCCCAGACTCCACCAAGCCTGGTCAGCCCAAACCACTAGAAGCCCAAAATAAACTGGCAGCTTGGCTGTTTTATATAAGCTCAGAGATCTTTTTCCCCTTTCGGCACTTGAGTCTGTCTCCTTCTGAAAACCTGGCTCCATTTTGTCATAACCAGACATCAATTGGGGCTTCCCTGTTCCTCAAGTTGTTAGTAAAATGGACTGCCCACCTCCCCCACCTTTCACCCTTAATTACACAGTCTCTGGACATCCCAAGCCAGGACCTGGGACTCTGGGTCTCATGGCCTCAGCCGTCTGCTTCTGGTGTGGGTCACCCTGGACAGCCCAGGCCAGCTTCACACTGGGGCCCAGCCCTCACCGCATTCCCCAGAAATCTCGCTCTCCCAGCACAGTAGTGAGCAGAGCAGGGTGTCCCAAAGGCCcctggagggaggagaggagggttTCCGTCCCCATGACAGAAATGGCTTGGCGGGCCCTTTTCTGTCGCGGCCTCCGACCACTCCACCTTGGCCATGAGGCTGCTGGGGCTCACCTGGCCCCGTCctctcctctgtcttctctctcctttttttcctgtctACTCTTCTCCAGAAACAAGACAAATCCCTCTCTCATGGAAGACAAGCTCCTACAGGGCTAACATCTGTACCTCCAAACC contains the following coding sequences:
- the GP9 gene encoding platelet glycoprotein IX → MPAWEALFLLWATAEATKDCPIPCTCRALETMGLWVDCRGRGLTALPALPARTRHLLLANNSLQSVPPGAFDHLPQLQTLDVTQNPWHCDCSLTYLRLWLEDRTPEALLQVRCASPSLAAHGPLGQLTGYQLGSCGWQLQASWVRSGVLWDVALVAVAALGLALLAGLLCATTEALD